In Humulus lupulus chromosome 7, drHumLupu1.1, whole genome shotgun sequence, the following are encoded in one genomic region:
- the LOC133789918 gene encoding uncharacterized protein LOC133789918 — protein MPSSHPQVIQTKAPIQSETPLVRIPIEPHDLDKIPEAFRGIMYETASHMVGHAYKASAKDLRAIEEHNPEDVLESTIGMNLTSVLAQYRSIARVKARNEELRAALIVVQENEQVARAALSVTQESEHASKAAIISSQEGE, from the exons ATGCCTTCCTCACATCCTCAAGTGATTCAAACCAAGGCCCCCATCCAAAGTGAGACTCCCCTCGTCCGGATACCGATTGAGCCACACGATCTGGACAAGATCCCTGAGGCTTTTCGGGGTATCATGTATGAGACGGCGAGTCACATGGTGGGCCATGCGTACAAAGCTAGTGCCAAGGATCTGAGGGCCATAGAAGAGCACAACCCAGAAGACGTCCTCGAATCTACTatagggatgaacctcact TCTGTCTTGGCTCAATATCGAAGCATAGCTCGTGTTAAAGCCAGGAACGAGGAACTCCGAGCTGCCTTAATCGTTGTCCAAGAGAATGAACAGGTCGCCAGAGCCGCTCTGAGTGTTACTCAAGAGAGTGAGCATGCTTCCAAAGCTGCTATTATTTCTTCTCAAGAGGGCGAGTAG